A DNA window from Centroberyx gerrardi isolate f3 chromosome 5, fCenGer3.hap1.cur.20231027, whole genome shotgun sequence contains the following coding sequences:
- the mmel1 gene encoding membrane metallo-endopeptidase-like 1, protein MGKSESQMDIMEKSTKPGKRRWTVAEIGLSVMLLLVSCALAGLIVLYTSAVREQSNRSSVLRSSTSEGQQYHSNLNDVCTAAECVTAAARLLQNMDASVKPCDNFYQYACGGWLERHVIPETSSRHSVFDILRDKLEIVLKGVLETENKQDRDAIRKAKTLYSSCMNESLIEQRDSQPLLKLIDSIGDWPVASDDWNTTTEEAWSLEDTLATLTARFHKKVLLDMYVWTDDRDSRRHIIYIDQPGLGMPSRDYYFNDGNYKRVREAYLHFMVSIAKIAREDRNLTQEDDRVWEEMMQVLELETDIANATSPAEERQDVTILYNKMTLRELQDTFSFNGFNWTRFVQGVLSSVSIQVQLEEEVVVYSSPYLEKMNDVLSKHSVRTMQNYLTWQLIIDRVNSLSRRFKDARAHYRKALYGTTVEEASWRDCVRYVQSSMENAVGALYVRETFAGESKRMVSDLISKIQEAYVETLEELSWMDAPSKEKAREKAMAIKEHIGYPDHILEESNQKLDQEYAHLNFSEENYFENILENLKAEAHKSLKKLREPVDPDLWIIGAAVVNAFYSPNRNQIVFPAGILQPPFFSKHQLQALNFGGIGMVIGHEITHGFDDNGRNFDKDGNMLNWWSNYSAEHFKDQSQCMVQQYGNYNWKLAGGQNVSGISTLGENIADNGGVRQAYKAYLKWVEREGEEPRLPGLDMDHKQLFFLNFAQVWCGAYRPEYASQSIKTDSHSPLEYRVLGSLQNFEAFSEAFQCKKGSPMNPELKCRVW, encoded by the exons ATGGGCAAATCCGAAAGCCAAATGGATATCATGGAGAAATCAACTAAACCGGGGAAGCGTCGCTGGACCGTTGCAGAGATCGGTCTGTCTGTTATGTTGTTGTTGGTCAGCTGTGCCTTGGCCGGGCTGATAGTCCTCTACACATCGGCTGTGAGAG AACAATCTAATAGGTCGAGTGTGTTAAGGAGCTCAACAAGCGAGG GGCAGCAGTATCACTCCAACCTCAACGATGTGTGCAcagctgcagagtgtgttaCTGCAG CTGCCCGGCTCTTGCAGAACATGGATGCGTCTGTGAAGCCTTGTGACAATTTCTACCAGTACGCCTGCGGGGGCTGGCTGGAGCGCCATGTCATCCCAGAGACCAGCTCCCGTCACAGTGTCTTTGACATTCTGAGGGACAAGCTGGAGATTGTCCTCAAAG gtGTTCTTGAGACGGAGAATAAACAGGACAGGGATGCCATCAGGAAGGCCAAAACCCTGTACAGCTCCTGCATGAATGAGA GCCTCATCGAGCAGCGTGACTCCCAGCCCCTCCTGAAGCTCATTGACAGTATTGGAGACTGGCCCGTTGCCTCAGATGACTGGAACACCACTACAG AAGAAGCATGGAGCCTTGAGGACACACTGGCAACACTTACTGCTCGTTTCCACAAGAAGGTTCTGCTGGACATGTACGTGTGGACGGACGACCGGGACTCCCGCCGCCATATCATTTAT ATTGACCAGCCAGGACTTGGAATGCCATCAAGAGACTATTACTTCAATGATGGAAACTACAAACGG GTGCGAGAGGCCTACCTACATTTCATGGTTTCTATTGCGAAGATAGCCCGAGAGGACAGGAACTTGACTCAGGAGGATGACCGTGTGTGGGAGGAAATGATGCAagtgctggagctggagacaGACATCGCCAAT GCCACATCCCCAGCAGAGGAGCGCCAAGATGTCACCATTCTCTACAACAAGATGACACTTCGTGAGCTACAGGACACATTCAGTTTTAAT GGTTTTAACTGGACACGATTTGTACAAGGTGTGCTGTCCAGCGTGTCCATTCAGGTGCAGctagaggaggaggtggtggtctACAGCTCTCCCTACCTTGAAAAGATGAATGACGTTCTCTCCAAACACAGTGTCAG AACTATGCAGAACTACCTCACCTGGCAGCTCATCATTGACAGAGTTAATAGCTTGAGCCGCCGTTTCAAAGATGCCAGAGCTCATTACAGAAAG gcACTATATGGAACCACAGTGGAAGAGGCTTCGTGGCGAGACTGTGTCCGTTACGTCCAGAGCAGCATGGAGAACGCAGTTGGGGCTCTGTATGTGCGTGAGACCTTTGCTGGAGAAAGTAAACGAATG GTCAGTGACCTCATCAGTAAGATCCAGGAAGCATATGTGGAAACACTGGAGGAGCTAAGTTGGATGGATGCTCCCTCGAAGGAGAAGGCAAGAGAGAAG GCCATGGCAATCAAGGAGCATATTGGCTATCCAGACCATATTCTGGAGGAAAGTAATCAGAAGCTTGACCAGGAGTACGCCCAT CTAAATTTTAGTGAGGAGAACTACTTCGAGAACATCCTTGAGAACCTCAAGGCTGAGGCACACAAAAGTTTGAAGAAACTCAGAGAACCAGTTGACCCTGACTT ATGGATCATTGGTGCCGCTGTTGTGAATGCATTCTACTCACCTAACAGAAACCAGATAG TGTTTCCTGCAGGGATCCTGCAGCCTCCTTTCTTTAGTAAGCATCAGCTCCAGGCCCTCAACTTTGGTGGAATAGGCATGGTTATTGGACATGAGATCACACATGGATTTGATGACAATG GGCGTAATTTTGACAAGGATGGTAATATGCTAAACTGGTGGAGTAATTACTCTGCTGAGCACTTTAAAGACCAGTCACAGTGCATGGTGCAACAGTATGGCAACTACAACTGGAAGCTAGCAGGTGGACAAAAT GTCAGTGGAATCAGCACTCTGGGGGAGAATATTGCCGACAACGGAGGGGTTCGCCAAGCTTATAAG GCTTATCTGAAgtgggtggagagggagggtgaagaGCCCCGCTTACCTGGTCTAGACATGGATCACAAACAACTTTTCTTTCTTAACTTTGCCCAA GTATGGTGCGGTGCCTATCGGCCTGAGTATGCCAGCCAGTCCATCAAGACTGACTCACACAGTCCCTTAGAATACAG gGTACTTGGCTCTCTCCAGAATTTTGAGGCATTTTCGGAAGCATTCCAGTGCAAAAAAGGTAGTCCAATGAACCCCGAGTTGAAATGTCGGGTCTggtag